Proteins from a genomic interval of Scomber scombrus chromosome 11, fScoSco1.1, whole genome shotgun sequence:
- the LOC133991157 gene encoding histone H3 isoform X2 — translation MARTKQTARKSTGGKAPRKQLATKAARKSAPATGGVKKPHRYRPGTVALREIRRYQKSTELLIRKLPFQRLVREIAQDFKTDLRFQSSAVMALQEASEAYLVGLFEDTNLCAIHAKRVTIMPKDIQLARRIRGERA, via the coding sequence ATGGCAAGAACCAAGCAGACCGCACGTAAATCCACCGGAGGCAAAGCCCCCAGGAAGCAGCTGGCCACCAAGGCTGCTCGTAAGAGCGCCCCGGCCACCGGCGGAGTCAAGAAGCCTCATCGTTACAGGCCCGGTACCGTGGCTCTCAGAGAGATCCGTCGTTACCAGAAATCCACCGAGCTGCTGATCCGCAAGCTGCCCTTCCAGCGTCTGGTCAGAGAAATCGCTCAGGATTTCAAGACCGATCTGCGTTTCCAGAGCTCCGCTGTCATGGCTCTGCAGGAGGCCAGCGAGGCTTACCTGGTCGGTCTGTTCGAGGATACCAACCTGTGCGCCATCCACGCCAAGAGGGTCACCATCATGCCCAAAGACATCCAGCTGGCTCGCCGCATCCGTGGAGAGAGAGCTTAA
- the LOC133991187 gene encoding histone H1-like isoform X5, whose product MAEVAPAPAAAPAKSPKKKAAAKPKKTGPSVSELIVTAVSASKERSGVSLAALKKALAAGGYDVDKNKARVKTAVKSLVAKGTLVQTKGTGASGSFKMSKVETKPVKKAAPKAKKPAAKKPAAAKKAKTAAAKKSPKKVKKPAAAKKVAKSPKKAAKSPKKKVAKPKAKKAAPKKK is encoded by the exons ATGGCAGAAGTAGCTCCAGCTCCCGCAGCCGCCCCGGCTAAATCTCCCAAGAAGAAGGCAGCAGCAAAGCCCAAGAAGACTGGCCCCAGCGTCAGCGAGCTGATCGTTACAGCTGTGTCCGCCTCCAAGGAGCGAAGCGGAGTGTCTCTGGCCGCCCTCAAGAAGGCTCTGGCTGCCGGAGGTTACGATGTGGACAAGAACAAGGCCCGCGTTAAGACCGCCGTCAAGAGTCTGGTGGCCAAGGGGACACTGGTCCAGACCAAGGGGACCGGGGCCTCCGGCTCCTTCAAGATGAGCAAGGTTGAGACCAAGCCCGTAAAGAAAGCCGCTCCTAAAGCCAAGAAGCCCGCCGCCAAGAAACCCGCAGCGGCTAAGAAGGCCAAGACAGCAGCCGCTAAGAAATCCCCGAAGAAGGTGAAGAAGCCCGCAGCGGCAAAGAAAGTAGCCAAGAGCCCCAAGAAGGCCGCCAAGAGCCCCAAAAAG AAGGTGGCCAAGCCCAAAGCAAAGAAGGCAGCACCCAAGAAGAAGTGA
- the LOC133991187 gene encoding histone H1-like isoform X4, with protein MAEVAPAPAAAPAKSPKKKAAAKPKKTGPSVSELIVTAVSASKERSGVSLAALKKALAAGGYDVDKNKARVKTAVKSLVAKGTLVQTKGTGASGSFKMSKVETKPVKKAAPKAKKPAAKKPAAAKKAKTAAAKKSPKKVKKPAAAKKVAKSPKKAAKSPKKVAKSPKKVKAPAKKVAKPKAKKAAPKKK; from the exons ATGGCAGAAGTAGCTCCAGCTCCCGCAGCCGCCCCGGCTAAATCTCCCAAGAAGAAGGCAGCAGCAAAGCCCAAGAAGACTGGCCCCAGCGTCAGCGAGCTGATCGTTACAGCTGTGTCCGCCTCCAAGGAGCGAAGCGGAGTGTCTCTGGCCGCCCTCAAGAAGGCTCTGGCTGCCGGAGGTTACGATGTGGACAAGAACAAGGCCCGCGTTAAGACCGCCGTCAAGAGTCTGGTGGCCAAGGGGACACTGGTCCAGACCAAGGGGACCGGGGCCTCCGGCTCCTTCAAGATGAGCAAGGTTGAGACCAAGCCCGTAAAGAAAGCCGCTCCTAAAGCCAAGAAGCCCGCCGCCAAGAAACCCGCAGCGGCTAAGAAGGCCAAGACAGCAGCCGCTAAGAAATCCCCGAAGAAGGTGAAGAAGCCCGCAGCGGCAAAGAAAGTAGCCAAGAGCCCCAAGAAGGCCGCCAAGAGCCCCAAAAAGGTCGCAAAGAGTCCTAAGAAAGTA AAAGCCCCCGCAAAGAAGGTGGCCAAGCCCAAAGCAAAGAAGGCAGCACCCAAGAAGAAGTGA
- the LOC133991187 gene encoding histone H1-like isoform X1, which produces MAEVAPAPAAAPAKSPKKKAAAKPKKTGPSVSELIVTAVSASKERSGVSLAALKKALAAGGYDVDKNKARVKTAVKSLVAKGTLVQTKGTGASGSFKMSKVETKPVKKAAPKAKKPAAKKPAAAKKAKTAAAKKSPKKVKKPAAAKKVAKSPKKAAKSPKKVAKSPKKVAAKSPKKVVKKAPAAKKAPAKKVAKPKAKKAAPKKK; this is translated from the coding sequence ATGGCAGAAGTAGCTCCAGCTCCCGCAGCCGCCCCGGCTAAATCTCCCAAGAAGAAGGCAGCAGCAAAGCCCAAGAAGACTGGCCCCAGCGTCAGCGAGCTGATCGTTACAGCTGTGTCCGCCTCCAAGGAGCGAAGCGGAGTGTCTCTGGCCGCCCTCAAGAAGGCTCTGGCTGCCGGAGGTTACGATGTGGACAAGAACAAGGCCCGCGTTAAGACCGCCGTCAAGAGTCTGGTGGCCAAGGGGACACTGGTCCAGACCAAGGGGACCGGGGCCTCCGGCTCCTTCAAGATGAGCAAGGTTGAGACCAAGCCCGTAAAGAAAGCCGCTCCTAAAGCCAAGAAGCCCGCCGCCAAGAAACCCGCAGCGGCTAAGAAGGCCAAGACAGCAGCCGCTAAGAAATCCCCGAAGAAGGTGAAGAAGCCCGCAGCGGCAAAGAAAGTAGCCAAGAGCCCCAAGAAGGCCGCCAAGAGCCCCAAAAAGGTCGCAAAGAGTCCTAAGAAAGTAGCCGCCAAAAGCCCCAAGAAAGTGGTGAAAAAGGCTCCCGCAGCCAAGAAAGCCCCCGCAAAGAAGGTGGCCAAGCCCAAAGCAAAGAAGGCAGCACCCAAGAAGAAGTGA
- the LOC133991187 gene encoding histone H1-like isoform X2: MAEVAPAPAAAPAKSPKKKAAAKPKKTGPSVSELIVTAVSASKERSGVSLAALKKALAAGGYDVDKNKARVKTAVKSLVAKGTLVQTKGTGASGSFKMSKVETKPVKKAAPKAKKPAAKKPAAAKKAKTAAAKKSPKKVKKPAAAKKVAKSPKKAAKSPKKVAKSPKKAPAAKKAPAKKVAKPKAKKAAPKKK, from the exons ATGGCAGAAGTAGCTCCAGCTCCCGCAGCCGCCCCGGCTAAATCTCCCAAGAAGAAGGCAGCAGCAAAGCCCAAGAAGACTGGCCCCAGCGTCAGCGAGCTGATCGTTACAGCTGTGTCCGCCTCCAAGGAGCGAAGCGGAGTGTCTCTGGCCGCCCTCAAGAAGGCTCTGGCTGCCGGAGGTTACGATGTGGACAAGAACAAGGCCCGCGTTAAGACCGCCGTCAAGAGTCTGGTGGCCAAGGGGACACTGGTCCAGACCAAGGGGACCGGGGCCTCCGGCTCCTTCAAGATGAGCAAGGTTGAGACCAAGCCCGTAAAGAAAGCCGCTCCTAAAGCCAAGAAGCCCGCCGCCAAGAAACCCGCAGCGGCTAAGAAGGCCAAGACAGCAGCCGCTAAGAAATCCCCGAAGAAGGTGAAGAAGCCCGCAGCGGCAAAGAAAGTAGCCAAGAGCCCCAAGAAGGCCGCCAAGAGCCCCAAAAAGGTCGCAAAGAGTCCTAAGAAA GCTCCCGCAGCCAAGAAAGCCCCCGCAAAGAAGGTGGCCAAGCCCAAAGCAAAGAAGGCAGCACCCAAGAAGAAGTGA
- the LOC133991187 gene encoding histone H1-like isoform X3, protein MAEVAPAPAAAPAKSPKKKAAAKPKKTGPSVSELIVTAVSASKERSGVSLAALKKALAAGGYDVDKNKARVKTAVKSLVAKGTLVQTKGTGASGSFKMSKVETKPVKKAAPKAKKPAAKKPAAAKKAKTAAAKKSPKKVKKPAAAKKVAKSPKKAAKSPKKVAKSPKKVAAKSPKKKVAKPKAKKAAPKKK, encoded by the exons ATGGCAGAAGTAGCTCCAGCTCCCGCAGCCGCCCCGGCTAAATCTCCCAAGAAGAAGGCAGCAGCAAAGCCCAAGAAGACTGGCCCCAGCGTCAGCGAGCTGATCGTTACAGCTGTGTCCGCCTCCAAGGAGCGAAGCGGAGTGTCTCTGGCCGCCCTCAAGAAGGCTCTGGCTGCCGGAGGTTACGATGTGGACAAGAACAAGGCCCGCGTTAAGACCGCCGTCAAGAGTCTGGTGGCCAAGGGGACACTGGTCCAGACCAAGGGGACCGGGGCCTCCGGCTCCTTCAAGATGAGCAAGGTTGAGACCAAGCCCGTAAAGAAAGCCGCTCCTAAAGCCAAGAAGCCCGCCGCCAAGAAACCCGCAGCGGCTAAGAAGGCCAAGACAGCAGCCGCTAAGAAATCCCCGAAGAAGGTGAAGAAGCCCGCAGCGGCAAAGAAAGTAGCCAAGAGCCCCAAGAAGGCCGCCAAGAGCCCCAAAAAGGTCGCAAAGAGTCCTAAGAAAGTAGCCGCCAAAAGCCCCAAGAAA AAGGTGGCCAAGCCCAAAGCAAAGAAGGCAGCACCCAAGAAGAAGTGA
- the LOC133990238 gene encoding histone H2B 3-like, with product MPDPVKAPKKGSKKAVSKATKTGKKKRKTRRESYAIYVYKVLKQVHPDTGISSKAMGIMNSFVGDIFERIAGESARLAQYNKRSTITSREIQTAVRLLLPGELAKHAVSEGTKAVTKYTSSK from the coding sequence ATGCCCGATCCAGTCAAAGCACCCAAGAAAGGCTCCAAGAAGGCCGTGTCTAAGGCCACCAAGACCggcaagaagaagaggaagacaagGAGAGAGAGCTATGCTATCTACGTGTACAAGGTGCTGAAGCAGGTTCACCCTGATACCGGTATCTCCTCCAAGGCCATGGGCATCATGAACTCCTTTGTTGGAGACATCTTTGAGCGTATTGCTGGTGAGTCTGCCCGCCTGGCTCAATACAACAAGCGCTCCACCATCACCTCCAGGGAGATCCAGACCGCCGTCCGCCTGCTCCTGCCCGGTGAGCTGGCCAAACACGCCGTGTCTGAGGGCACCAAGGCCGTCACCAAGTACACCAGCTCCAAGTAA
- the LOC133991189 gene encoding histone H1-like isoform X5 encodes MAEVAPAPAAAPAKTPKKKAAAKPKKTGPSVSELIVTAVSASKERSGVSLAALKKALAAGGYDVDKNKARVKTAVKSLVAKGTLVQTKGTGASGSFKMSKVETKPVKKAAPKAKKPAAKKPAAAKKAKTAAAKKSPKKVKKPAAAKKVAKSPKKAAKSPKKKVAKPKAKKAAPKKK; translated from the exons ATGGCAGAAGTGGCTCCAGCTCCCGCAGCCGCCCCGGCTAAAACCCCCAAGAAGAAGGCAGCAGCAAAGCCCAAGAAGACTGGCCCCAGCGTCAGCGAGCTCATCGTTACAGCTGTGTCCGCCTCCAAGGAGCGAAGCGGAGTGTCTCTGGCCGCCCTCAAGAAGGCTCTGGCTGCCGGAGGTTACGATGTGGACAAGAACAAGGCCCGCGTTAAGACCGCCGTCAAGAGTCTGGTGGCCAAGGGGACACTGGTCCAGACCAAGGGGACCGGGGCCTCCGGCTCCTTCAAGATGAGCAAGGTTGAGACCAAGCCCGTAAAGAAAGCCGCTCCTAAAGCCAAGAAGCCCGCCGCCAAGAAACCCGCAGCGGCTAAGAAGGCCAAGACAGCAGCCGCTAAGAAATCCCCGAAGAAGGTGAAGAAGCCCGCAGCGGCAAAGAAAGTAGCCAAGAGCCCCAAGAAGGCCGCCAAGAGCCCCAAAAAG AAGGTGGCCAAGCCCAAAGCAAAGAAGGCAGCACCCAAGAAGAAGTGA
- the LOC133991189 gene encoding histone H1-like isoform X4: MAEVAPAPAAAPAKTPKKKAAAKPKKTGPSVSELIVTAVSASKERSGVSLAALKKALAAGGYDVDKNKARVKTAVKSLVAKGTLVQTKGTGASGSFKMSKVETKPVKKAAPKAKKPAAKKPAAAKKAKTAAAKKSPKKVKKPAAAKKVAKSPKKAAKSPKKVAKSPKKVKAPAKKVAKPKAKKAAPKKK; this comes from the exons ATGGCAGAAGTGGCTCCAGCTCCCGCAGCCGCCCCGGCTAAAACCCCCAAGAAGAAGGCAGCAGCAAAGCCCAAGAAGACTGGCCCCAGCGTCAGCGAGCTCATCGTTACAGCTGTGTCCGCCTCCAAGGAGCGAAGCGGAGTGTCTCTGGCCGCCCTCAAGAAGGCTCTGGCTGCCGGAGGTTACGATGTGGACAAGAACAAGGCCCGCGTTAAGACCGCCGTCAAGAGTCTGGTGGCCAAGGGGACACTGGTCCAGACCAAGGGGACCGGGGCCTCCGGCTCCTTCAAGATGAGCAAGGTTGAGACCAAGCCCGTAAAGAAAGCCGCTCCTAAAGCCAAGAAGCCCGCCGCCAAGAAACCCGCAGCGGCTAAGAAGGCCAAGACAGCAGCCGCTAAGAAATCCCCGAAGAAGGTGAAGAAGCCCGCAGCGGCAAAGAAAGTAGCCAAGAGCCCCAAGAAGGCCGCCAAGAGCCCCAAAAAGGTCGCAAAGAGTCCTAAGAAAGTA AAAGCCCCCGCAAAGAAGGTGGCCAAGCCCAAAGCAAAGAAGGCAGCACCCAAGAAGAAGTGA
- the LOC133991189 gene encoding histone H1-like isoform X2: MAEVAPAPAAAPAKTPKKKAAAKPKKTGPSVSELIVTAVSASKERSGVSLAALKKALAAGGYDVDKNKARVKTAVKSLVAKGTLVQTKGTGASGSFKMSKVETKPVKKAAPKAKKPAAKKPAAAKKAKTAAAKKSPKKVKKPAAAKKVAKSPKKAAKSPKKVAKSPKKAPAAKKAPAKKVAKPKAKKAAPKKK; encoded by the exons ATGGCAGAAGTGGCTCCAGCTCCCGCAGCCGCCCCGGCTAAAACCCCCAAGAAGAAGGCAGCAGCAAAGCCCAAGAAGACTGGCCCCAGCGTCAGCGAGCTCATCGTTACAGCTGTGTCCGCCTCCAAGGAGCGAAGCGGAGTGTCTCTGGCCGCCCTCAAGAAGGCTCTGGCTGCCGGAGGTTACGATGTGGACAAGAACAAGGCCCGCGTTAAGACCGCCGTCAAGAGTCTGGTGGCCAAGGGGACACTGGTCCAGACCAAGGGGACCGGGGCCTCCGGCTCCTTCAAGATGAGCAAGGTTGAGACCAAGCCCGTAAAGAAAGCCGCTCCTAAAGCCAAGAAGCCCGCCGCCAAGAAACCCGCAGCGGCTAAGAAGGCCAAGACAGCAGCCGCTAAGAAATCCCCGAAGAAGGTGAAGAAGCCCGCAGCGGCAAAGAAAGTAGCCAAGAGCCCCAAGAAGGCCGCCAAGAGCCCCAAAAAGGTCGCAAAGAGTCCTAAGAAA GCTCCCGCAGCCAAGAAAGCCCCCGCAAAGAAGGTGGCCAAGCCCAAAGCAAAGAAGGCAGCACCCAAGAAGAAGTGA
- the LOC133991189 gene encoding histone H1-like isoform X3 yields the protein MAEVAPAPAAAPAKTPKKKAAAKPKKTGPSVSELIVTAVSASKERSGVSLAALKKALAAGGYDVDKNKARVKTAVKSLVAKGTLVQTKGTGASGSFKMSKVETKPVKKAAPKAKKPAAKKPAAAKKAKTAAAKKSPKKVKKPAAAKKVAKSPKKAAKSPKKVAKSPKKVAAKSPKKKVAKPKAKKAAPKKK from the exons ATGGCAGAAGTGGCTCCAGCTCCCGCAGCCGCCCCGGCTAAAACCCCCAAGAAGAAGGCAGCAGCAAAGCCCAAGAAGACTGGCCCCAGCGTCAGCGAGCTCATCGTTACAGCTGTGTCCGCCTCCAAGGAGCGAAGCGGAGTGTCTCTGGCCGCCCTCAAGAAGGCTCTGGCTGCCGGAGGTTACGATGTGGACAAGAACAAGGCCCGCGTTAAGACCGCCGTCAAGAGTCTGGTGGCCAAGGGGACACTGGTCCAGACCAAGGGGACCGGGGCCTCCGGCTCCTTCAAGATGAGCAAGGTTGAGACCAAGCCCGTAAAGAAAGCCGCTCCTAAAGCCAAGAAGCCCGCCGCCAAGAAACCCGCAGCGGCTAAGAAGGCCAAGACAGCAGCCGCTAAGAAATCCCCGAAGAAGGTGAAGAAGCCCGCAGCGGCAAAGAAAGTAGCCAAGAGCCCCAAGAAGGCCGCCAAGAGCCCCAAAAAGGTCGCAAAGAGTCCTAAGAAAGTAGCCGCCAAGAGCCCCAAGAAA AAGGTGGCCAAGCCCAAAGCAAAGAAGGCAGCACCCAAGAAGAAGTGA
- the LOC133991189 gene encoding histone H1-like isoform X1: protein MAEVAPAPAAAPAKTPKKKAAAKPKKTGPSVSELIVTAVSASKERSGVSLAALKKALAAGGYDVDKNKARVKTAVKSLVAKGTLVQTKGTGASGSFKMSKVETKPVKKAAPKAKKPAAKKPAAAKKAKTAAAKKSPKKVKKPAAAKKVAKSPKKAAKSPKKVAKSPKKVAAKSPKKVVKKAPAAKKAPAKKVAKPKAKKAAPKKK from the coding sequence ATGGCAGAAGTGGCTCCAGCTCCCGCAGCCGCCCCGGCTAAAACCCCCAAGAAGAAGGCAGCAGCAAAGCCCAAGAAGACTGGCCCCAGCGTCAGCGAGCTCATCGTTACAGCTGTGTCCGCCTCCAAGGAGCGAAGCGGAGTGTCTCTGGCCGCCCTCAAGAAGGCTCTGGCTGCCGGAGGTTACGATGTGGACAAGAACAAGGCCCGCGTTAAGACCGCCGTCAAGAGTCTGGTGGCCAAGGGGACACTGGTCCAGACCAAGGGGACCGGGGCCTCCGGCTCCTTCAAGATGAGCAAGGTTGAGACCAAGCCCGTAAAGAAAGCCGCTCCTAAAGCCAAGAAGCCCGCCGCCAAGAAACCCGCAGCGGCTAAGAAGGCCAAGACAGCAGCCGCTAAGAAATCCCCGAAGAAGGTGAAGAAGCCCGCAGCGGCAAAGAAAGTAGCCAAGAGCCCCAAGAAGGCCGCCAAGAGCCCCAAAAAGGTCGCAAAGAGTCCTAAGAAAGTAGCCGCCAAGAGCCCCAAGAAAGTGGTGAAAAAGGCTCCCGCAGCCAAGAAAGCCCCCGCAAAGAAGGTGGCCAAGCCCAAAGCAAAGAAGGCAGCACCCAAGAAGAAGTGA